One Saccharomyces kudriavzevii IFO 1802 strain IFO1802 genome assembly, chromosome: 4 genomic region harbors:
- the GRH1 gene encoding Grh1p (similar to Saccharomyces cerevisiae GRH1 (YDR517W); ancestral locus Anc_1.32), giving the protein MFRIAKNLVRTFEQSVQDTLALSQDSGNPDAFFQSIPPNLLSAQLAPPADAMSDGAKHANVNETLSGLRIVWVDETQLQLQSFFDYIVGFNDDPMPVVSNQHGFSYPDYQAVTSLLNEHSGRTLKVNVWSAKGGVFRDEYISVASKDSDHLDDVSLNHDEKRPSGGEAHQFRALGFKVQWTPLIASTFTYHILNVNIPNGPAQLAGLIPDEDYIIGCQDGLLATGGETLLQDIIRSRANYDLVLYVYNKVSDCVRPVTVHIGPDGRLGCNVGYGFLHRIPTVKQCSQQVQQQEQQQHNDPVPFSAESEAAFVPSAFTAPPLLTKKKSKNKKTTQPLAMDDYFNEGRDKSSAAAKPVEPGLPAPPPQRRPSSS; this is encoded by the coding sequence ATGTTTAGAATAGCTAAGAACCTGGTGCGGACTTTTGAGCAGAGCGTCCAGGATACTCTGGCGCTCTCGCAGGACTCGGGCAATCCGGATGCCTTTTTCCAGTCCATACCACCAAACTTGTTGTCTGCTCAACTGGCGCCTCCGGCAGATGCCATGTCCGACGGAGCCAAGCATGCCAATGTAAATGAGACCCTTTCGGGTCTTCGCATTGTTTGGGTCGACGAGACGCAGCTTCAGCTGCAGTCCTTTTTCGACTATATAGTAGGCTTCAACGATGATCCGATGCCCGTGGTCAGTAACCAGCACGGGTTTTCGTATCCGGATTACCAAGCCGTCACGTCCTTGCTCAACGAGCACAGCGGCCGGACTTTGAAGGTCAACGTATGGTCTGCTAAGGGCGGCGTGTTCAGAGACGAGTACATAAGCGTGGCGTCAAAGGATAGCGATCATTTAGACGATGTTTCCTTGAATCACGACGAAAAGAGGCCCTCTGGTGGGGAAGCGCACCAATTTCGCGCACTCGGGTTCAAAGTTCAATGGACTCCCCTGATAGCTTCCACTTTCACCTACCATATCCTGAACGTGAACATCCCCAATGGACCCGCGCAACTTGCAGGGCTCATCCCGGATGAGGACTACATCATCGGCTGTCAGGACGGTCTGCTGGCCACGGGGGGAGAGACGCTTTTGCAAGATATAATCAGATCAAGAGCAAACTACGATCTGGTCCTTTACGTTTACAACAAAGTGTCGGACTGCGTAAGGCCCGTCACCGTGCACATAGGCCCCGACGGTAGGCTGGGCTGTAACGTTGGCTACGGGTTCCTTCACAGGATCCCCACCGTCAAGCAGTGCTCGCAACAAGTACAGCAACAagagcagcagcaacacAACGATCCAGTCCCCTTTTCAGCAGAATCTGAAGCGGCCTTTGTTCCATCAGCGTTTACGGCCCCGCCGCTACTaaccaagaagaaatcgaaaaacaagaaaactaCTCAGCCTTTGGCAATGGATGATTATTTCAATGAAGGTAGGGACAAGTCCTCTGCTGCTGCAAAACCAGTGGAACCAGGTCTGCCTGCCCCACCACCGCAAAGACGGCCATCCTCCAGTTGA
- the SLF1 gene encoding Slf1p (similar to Saccharomyces cerevisiae SRO9 (YCL037C) and SLF1 (YDR515W); ancestral locus Anc_1.36) codes for MSSQDSKDNLKNLSPVTEDKKKKKTSPLKLAPIPTTSPWKSASPESTTVLPVEELKDIPKASKPNKNSAGSIKLTSNTKWTPITPSVIISGSKSSNSNSGKNAKNSKNNKTMKKHSKNNKSFGEKLPHGQPSASSEAHKVLNVEPKSFDGDVTLNRYSSSEISAGGKNEKTTNGKNSSNGRQSKNYHNKSGKTRHNNEHHGFGYNRTVRHGNSFHQSRSGHTPSTSHLLNNNFGSAYNQKSHFNPQQYYNNYNYQQLQTSYYYSMEPIFKSIENIKNQIEFYFSEENLKNDEFLRSKFSKTNDGFIPMSLIGKFYRMVNLSLGGDLNLILASMKEVLNNKETNHLEIAFGSIEGTQTRTPFQFNPLENYFIRRTNWSDYITGTDTDESDESEKYTIESILEVGDLDNYSYMGYSSFPSTSVNDKKSQTHDESEVNREFEQNLQIND; via the coding sequence atgtCATCACAAGATTCTAAagataatttgaaaaatctatcCCCAGTGACTgaagataagaaaaagaagaagacttCGCCATTAAAGTTGGCACCGATACCAACTACGTCGCCGTGGAAATCAGCTTCTCCGGAAAGTACTACAGTACTGCCGGTCGAAGAGTTGAAGGACATACCAAAGGCGTCAAAGCCGAACAAGAATAGCGCAGGATCGATCAAATTAACTAGCAATACAAAATGGACTCCAATTACACCTTCCGTTATAATTTCAGGATCCAAGAGCTCCAATTCAAATTCAGGAAAAAACGCTAAGAAtagtaaaaataataaaacaatgaaaaaacatagcaaaaacaataaaagttTTGGTGAAAAGCTTCCCCACGGTCAGCCTAGTGCTTCTTCCGAAGCACATAAGGTCCTTAATGTCGAACCCAAGTCTTTCGATGGTGACGTTACATTAAACAGATATTCAAGCTCAGAAATTTCTGCTGGTGGcaaaaatgagaaaacCACGAATGGCAAAAACTCATCTAACGGTAGGCAATCAAAAAACTATCATAATAAAAGTGGCAAAACAAGACACAACAACGAACATCACGGCTTCGGATACAACAGAACGGTTCGTCATGGTAActcttttcatcaatcaaGATCCGGACATACTCCAAGTACCAGTCACTTACTAAACAATAATTTCGGGTCCGCCTATAACCAAAAATCGCATTTCAATCCACAGCAATATTACAATAACTACAACTATCAACAACTGCAGACATCCTATTATTATTCGATGGAGcctattttcaaatctatCGAAAACATTAAAAACCAAATTGAATTTTATTTCAGTGAAGAGAACTTGAAAAACGATGAATTCTTGAGATCTAAATTTAGCAAGACTAACGATGGGTTTATACCCATGAGTTTGATAGGAAAATTCTATCGTATGGTCAATTTATCTTTGGGTGGTGACTTAAATCTGATTCTGGCATCCATGAAAGAAGTTCtaaacaataaagaaacaaacCATCTGGAAATTGCCTTTGGAAGTATAGAAGGTACCCAGACGAGAACACCATTTCAATTTAATCCACTAGAGAACTACTTTATCAGGCGTACAAACTGGTCAGATTACATCACGGGGACTGATACTGACGAGAGTGATgagagtgaaaaatatacaatTGAAAGCATTCTAGAAGTGGGAGACTTGGATAACTATTCTTATATGGGCTACTCGAGCTTCCCCTCGACGAGTGTGAATGATAAAAAGAGCCAAACTCACGATGAAAGTGAAGTGAACAGAGAGTTCGAGCAAAACTTGCAAATAAATGATTAA
- the GNP1 gene encoding glutamine permease GNP1 (similar to Saccharomyces cerevisiae AGP1 (YCL025C) and GNP1 (YDR508C); ancestral locus Anc_1.50), protein MTLGNRRHGRNNEGSSNMNMNDNDLDDVSHYEMKEIQPKEKENASIERENEVEYFENTMEKTMENMEYKGDHQRSYFHRFIDSFRRAEGSHPNSPDSTNLNGSTPISTKDSSSRLDNELNPKSSYITVDGIKQSSQEQEPKQENLKKSIKPRHTVMMSLGTGIGTGLLVGNSKVLNNAGPGGLIIGYAIMGSCVYCIIQACGELAVIYSDLIGGFNTYPSFLVDPAVGFSVAWLFCLQWLCVCPLELVTASMTIKYWTVKVNADVFVIIFYVLILVINIFGAKGYAEADFFFNCCKILMITGFFILAIIIDCGGAGTDGYIGSRYWRDPGAFRGDTSIQRFKGVVATFVTAAFAFGMSEQLAMTASEQSNPRKAIPSAAKKMIYRILFVFLASLALVGFLVPYTSDQLLGAAGSATKASPYVIAVSSHGVRVVPHFINAVILLSVLSVANSAFYTSSRILMSLAKQGNAPKCFDYIDREGRPAVAMIVSAVFGVIAFCASSKKEEDVFTWLLAISGLSQLFTWITICLSHIRFRKGMKVQGRSLGEVGYKSQVGVWGSAYAVVLMVLALIGQFWVAISPIGGDKKLSAQSFFENYLAMPILIALYIFYKVWKRDWSLFIPADKIDLVSHRNIFDEELLKQEDEEYKDRLRNGPFWKRVLDFWC, encoded by the coding sequence ATGACGCTTGGTAATAGACGTCATGGGCGGAACAATGAAGGCAGCTCTAATATGAATATGAATGACAACGATTTAGACGATGTTTCTCACTATGAAATGAAGGAAATACAgccaaaggaaaaagaaaatgcctCTATAGAACGAGAAAATGAGGTCGAGTATTTCGAGAACACAATGGAAAAGACCATGGAAAATATGGAATACAAGGGTGATCACCAAAGATCCTATTTTCACAGATTTATAGACTCCTTCAGAAGGGCTGAAGGCTCGCATCCAAATTCTCCTGATTCAACCAACTTGAATGGGAGTACACCCATATCCACGAAAGATTCCAGTTCTCGATTGGACAATGAACTAAATCCAAAGAGTTCGTATATTACCGTGGACGGCATTAAACAATCTTCTCAAGAGCAAGAAccaaaacaagaaaacttgaaaaaaagtataaaaCCGCGTCATACTGTCATGATGTCCTTGGGGACAGGTATTGGTACGGGTTTGCTGGTTGGTAATTCGAAAGTTTTGAACAACGCGGGTCCAGGTGGTTTAATCATCGGATATGCCATCATGGGCAGTTGTGTTTATTGCATTATCCAAGCGTGTGGCGAATTGGCCGTCATTTACAGTGATTTGATCGGTGGTTTCAATACGTATCCTTCGTTTTTGGTCGATCCTGCAGTGGGATTCTCTGTTGCTTGGCTTTTCTGTTTACAATGGCTATGTGTCTGTCCCCTAGAGCTGGTCACGGCATCTATGACTATCAAGTATTGGACGGTGAAAGTCAATGCGGACGTCTTTGTTATTATCTTCTATGTACTGATCCTTGTTATCAATATTTTCGGTGCCAAAGGTTATGCAGAGGcggatttctttttcaattgttgtaaaattttgatgataaCTGGGTTCTTCATCCTTGCTATTATCATTGATTGTGGTGGTGCTGGTACCGATGGTTACATAGGTAGTAGATACTGGCGTGATCCCGGTGCCTTCCGCGGTGATACTTCTATCCAAAGGTTCAAGGGTGTTGTTGCCACATTTGTCACGGCTGCATTTGCCTTTGGTATGAGTGAACAACTGGCTATGACAGCTAGTGAACAATCCAACCCAAGAAAGGCTATTCCGTCGGCggctaaaaaaatgatctACAGAATTTTGTTTGTGTTTTTAGCATCGTTAGCATTGGTTGGATTCCTTGTGCCTTATACTTCAGATCAGTTGTTAGGGGCGGCAGGCTCAGCCACTAAAGCATCACCATATGTCATTGCTGTTTCTTCTCACGGTGTCCGTGTAGTTCCTCATTTTATAAATGCTGTTATCTTATTATCGGTTCTTTCCGTTGCTAACAGCGCCTTCTACACGAGTTCCCGTATCCTTATGTCGTTAGCTAAACAGGGCAATGCTCCTAAATGTTTCGATTACATTGACAGGGAAGGTAGACCAGCCGTTGCTATGATTGTTAGTGCAGTATTTGGTGTCATCGCATTCTGTGCTTCTTCCAAGAAGGAAGAGGATGTTTTCACCTGGTTGCTAGCAATTTCCGGTTTGTCTCAATTATTCACCTGGATTACCATTTGTTTGTCCCATATTAGATTTAGGAAAGGCATGAAAGTGCAAGGAAGATCTCTTGGAGAGGTTGGCTATAAATCACAAGTCGGCGTTTGGGGATCTGCTTACGCTGTGGTCTTGATGGTTTTAGCTCTGATTGGCCAGTTTTGGGTCGCCATTTCCCCAATCGGTGGGGATAAGAAATTGAGCGCTCAATCATTTTTCGAGAATTATTTGGCAATGCCGATTTTGATTGCtttgtatattttctaCAAAGTTTGGAAAAGAGATTGGAGTTTGTTCATTCCCGCAGATAAAATAGATTTAGTTTCACACAGAaacatttttgatgaagaactATTAAAAcaggaagatgaagaatataAGGATAGATTAAGAAACGGGCCATTCTGGAAAAGAgttcttgatttttggtGTTAA
- the GRX2 gene encoding dithiol glutaredoxin GRX2 (similar to Saccharomyces cerevisiae GRX1 (YCL035C) and GRX2 (YDR513W); ancestral locus Anc_1.38): METNFSFDSNLIVIIIITLFATRIIAKRFLSTPKMVSQETIAHVKDLIGQKEVFVAAKTYCPYCKATLSTLFQELNVPKSKALVLELDEMSNGSEIQDALEEISGQRTVPNVYINGKHIGGNSDLESLKKSGKLAEILKPVLQDI, encoded by the coding sequence ATGGAGACTAATTTTTCCTTCGACTCAAATTTaattgttattatcattatcacgTTGTTTGCCACAAGAATCATTGCCAAAAGATTTTTATCTACTCCGAAAATGGTATCTCAAGAAACAATCGCCCACGTAAAGGATTTGATTGGCCAAAAGGAAGTCTTTGTTGCGGCAAAGACATACTGTCCTTACTGTAAGGCGACGTTGTCCACTTTGTTCCAAGAATTGAACGTTCCTAAATCTAAAGCTTTAGTTTTAGAGTTGGACGAAATGAGCAATGGTTCAGAAATTCAAGATGCCTTGGAAGAAATATCCGGCCAAAGAACTGTACCAAACGTTTACATCAATGGCAAGCATATTGGAGGAAACAGCGATTTGGaaagtttgaagaaaagtgGTAAATTGGCTGAGATATTGAAACCTGTTTTACAAGACATTTAG
- the EMI1 gene encoding Emi1p (similar to Saccharomyces cerevisiae EMI1 (YDR512C); ancestral locus Anc_1.41), with the protein MSAKYPTTMSCREAFDQLTSCYSIGGQFRNYYRHGDFTSCDKQVSKFKFCIVHSNDPVKVQEWYKEQASNNKMLQNSTGIIWQERETDPKK; encoded by the coding sequence ATGAGTGCAAAGTATCCGACGACAATGAGCTGCCGAGAGGCATTTGATCAGTTGACGAGCTGTTATTCGATCGGAGGCCAATTCAGAAACTATTACAGGCATGGAGATTTCACATCATGTGACAAGCAAGTATCCAAATTCAAGTTCTGCATTGTTCATAGCAACGACCCCGTGAAAGTACAGGAGTGGTACAAGGAGCAGGCTTCCAATAACAAGATGTTGCAAAATAGCACCGGCATCATTTGGCAGGAGAGAGAGACGGATCCAAAGAAGTGA
- the SKDI04G7120 gene encoding uncharacterized protein (similar to Saccharomyces cerevisiae GFD2 (YCL036W) and YDR514C; ancestral locus Anc_1.37), with protein MNFFATYMKAYEAVSKMVTHRFNSKAVRNYHHSQGFNRSLTTHNAAKVRGMIPIKREGVGSYKSSSSNLTNKLGKQKTWINEFEHFNSLHKIAYSSNNVLNEEIQKYLKVLKTNYHLIHEESTKSLDEKLAVVNKEWIVKVGHVPEVSKDDNEKDLRRQYLAHVNDVKNDHVPMINCQPGTSQFTYLCNTIDLLSSNKTICFAIDVEAFEFDTDIVTEIGISIYDPRENVHSLTPIIRSYHLIVAEALPLRNKRFVCDFKDCFLLGESLVLPLEHCVEFIQSLINFYMKYETEQDSSWERAFVGHSIAGDIRWLKKIGVHVPELDGELNKPDDIVEGKCVKKHIKMLDTEKIYSICYGKKGSSLGKLLRLFHMPHAFLHNAGNDAYYTLLLMLKLGDFNFRKQIGADDLESMGYRIREWFKREKDEPKILPMSYVLSVTNANNTKPKANDKGRKKPKDLVPQTEFSGSQWFQNARAAFKSTLV; from the coding sequence atgaatttttttgcgACGTACATGAAAGCATACGAAGCAGTAAGCAAAATGGTTACGCATAGATTCAATTCCAAAGCAGTTCGCAATTATCATCATTCCCAAGGTTTCAATAGAAGCTTGACAACTCACAATGCAGCTAAGGTCAGGGGCATGATTCCAATAAAAAGAGAGGGTGTTGGATCATACAAGAGTTCAAGCAGTAATCTGACGAATAAGCTTGGGAAACAAAAGACGTGGataaatgaatttgaacaTTTTAATTCTTTACATAAGATTGCATACTCCTCAAATAATGTGTTGAATGAGGAGATACAAAAATATCTGAAAGTattgaaaacaaactaCCATTTGATTCATGAAGAAAGTACAAAGTCACTAGATGAGAAGCTGGCAGTTGTCAATAAGGAATGGATTGTTAAAGTTGGTCATGTACCTGAAGTGTCGAAAGATGACAACGAGAAAGATTTAAGAAGGCAGTATTTAGCACATGTTAATGATGTGAAAAATGATCATGTACCGATGATAAATTGCCAACCTGGCACTTCTCAATTCACATATCTCTGCAATACAATCGATTTATTATCATCCAACAAAACCATTTGTTTCGCGATTGATGTTGAAgcatttgaatttgatacAGATATTGTTACCGAAATTGGAATTTCCATATATGATCCAAGAGAAAACGTACATTCTTTGACGCCGATCATAAGAAGCTATCACTTAATTGTAGCAGAGGCATTACCGctaagaaataaaagatttGTATGCGACTTTAAAGACTGCTTTTTACTAGGGGAGAGCCTTGTATTACCATTAGAGCATTGTGTGGAATTCATTCAATCGTTGATTAACTTCTATATGAAATATGAGACAGAGCAAGATTCAAGTTGGGAAAGAGCGTTTGTAGGCCATAGTATAGCGGGTGATATTAGAtggttgaagaaaatcggGGTACATGTACCAGAGTTAGATGGCGAGCTTAATAAACCTGACGACATTGTAGAGGGCAAATGTGTTAAAAAACACATTAAGATGCTGGATACAGAGAAAATTTATAGCATCTGCTATGGTAAGAAGGGCAGTAGTTTAGGTAAGCTACTTAGGTTATTTCATATGCCACATGCCTTTTTACATAACGCAGGCAACGATGCGTACTATACATTGCTCTTGATGTTAAAGCTAGGTGATTTCAACTTCAGGAAGCAAATTGGTGCCGATGATTTAGAGTCAATGGGTTATAGGATAAGAGAATGGTTCAAGCGTGAGAAAGACGAACCGAAGATCTTACCAATGTCGTACGTACTGAGTGTTACGAATGCTAACAACACTAAACCGAAGGCTAATGATAAGGGCAGAAAGAAACCGAAGGATCTTGTGCCTCAAACGGAATTTAGTGGGTCGCAATGGTTTCAAAATGCTCGCGCAGCATTTAAAAGTACACTTGTCTGA
- the SDH7 gene encoding Sdh7p (similar to Saccharomyces cerevisiae ACN9 (YDR511W); ancestral locus Anc_1.44) translates to MNNRLIHRSVRFATHNSQLLLPPLVLYKRILRQHKMLPAPQREMGDQYVRNEFKLHKDIENPLHIVGFLASWQDYLHMISNGDWKDITLSSETLEKLSPEQVVQLYELMKETQKLHQDTKTESTKDIKGNDKD, encoded by the coding sequence ATGAACAATAGGCTGATACATCGTTCTGTGCGATTTGCCACTCACAATAGCCAGCTCTTGCTACCACCTTTGGTTCTTTACAAAAGAATACTAAGGCAACATAAGATGCTGCCCGCTCCACAGAGGGAAATGGGTGACCAATACGTGCGAAATGAGTTCAAACTGCACAAGGATATCGAAAACCCATTGCATATAGTCGGATTCCTGGCTTCGTGGCAAGATTATCTGCACATGATTTCTAACGGTGACTGGAAAGATATAACTTTATCCTCGGAGACTCTTGAGAAGTTGTCCCCTGAGCAAGTAGTCCAGCTTTATGAATTGATGAAGGAGACACAGAAACTCCACCAAGATACAAAGACAGAGTCCACCAAGGACATAAAAGGAAACGACAAGGACTAA
- the SMT3 gene encoding SUMO family protein SMT3 (similar to Saccharomyces cerevisiae SMT3 (YDR510W); ancestral locus Anc_1.51), which translates to MSDTEVNQEAKPDVKPEVKPETHINLKVSDGSSEIFFKIKKTTPLRRLMEAFAKRQGKEMDSLRFLYDGIRIQADQTPEDLDMEDNDIIEAHREQIGGAAY; encoded by the coding sequence ATGTCGGACACTGAAGTCAATCAAGAAGCCAAGCCAGATGTCAAGCCAGAAGTCAAGCCCGAGACTCATATTAATCTAAAGGTGTCTGATGGTTCTTCAGAGATCTTCTTTAAAATCAAGAAGACCACTCCATTGAGAAGGCTGATGGAAGCATTTGCTAAGAGACAAGGTAAGGAGATGGACTCTTTGAGATTCTTGTACGATGGTATTAGAATTCAAGCTGATCAGACTCCTGAGGATCTGGACATGGAGGATAACGATATTATCGAGGCTCACAGAGAACAGATTGGCGGTGCTGCTTATTAG
- the EMI2 gene encoding putative glucokinase (similar to Saccharomyces cerevisiae GLK1 (YCL040W) and EMI2 (YDR516C); ancestral locus Anc_1.33) — protein MSFENLHKVNAEALEEAVVEICSSLEVDAAKLDELTAYFIECMEKGLSSTSVGEEKTVDKGLPMIPTYVTSLPNGTERGILLAADLGGTHFRVCSVTLNGDGTFDMQQLKSKIPEEYLNDKDVTSAELFSYLGRRTRAFVRKHHPELLKSTGENIKPLKMGFTFSYPVDQTSLSSGTLIRWTKSFKIEDTVGKDVVRLYQEQLDIQGLSMINVVALTNDTVGTFLSHCYTSGARPSSAGEISEPVIGCIFGTGTNGCYMEDIENIKKLPDELRTRLLHEGKTQMCINIEWGSFDNELKHLSATKYDVDIDQKFSPNPGYHLFEKRISGMYLGELLRNILVDLHARGLILGQYRNYDQLPHRLKTPFQLCSEVLSRIEIDDSTNLRETELSFLQSLRLPTTFEERKAVQNLVRSITRRSAYLAAVPIAAILIKTNALNKRYHGEVEIGFDGYVIEYYPGFRSMLRHALALSPIGTEGERKIHLRLAKDGSGVGAALCALVA, from the coding sequence atgtcGTTTGAAAATTTACACAAGGTCAATGCTGAGGCATTGGAGGAAGCCGTCGTGGAGATTTGCTCGTCGTTGGAGGTCGACGCAGCCAAGCTGGACGAACTAACAGCTTACTTCATCGAATGCATGGAAAAGGGGTTGAGCAGCACCTCTGTGGGCGAGGAGAAGACGGTAGACAAGGGCTTGCCCATGATTCCCACATATGTGACCAGCTTGCCCAACGGGACAGAGCGTGGTATTCTGTTGGCAGCCGACTTGGGGGGCACTCACTTCAGAGTGTGTTCAGTGACTTTGAATGGTGACGGGACTTTCGACATGCAGCAGTTGAAGTCCAAGATCCCTGAAGAGTATCTGAATGATAAAGACGTGACCAGCGCGGAATTGTTCAGCTACTTGGGTCGTCGTACGAGGGCCTTTGTGAGGAAACATCACCCTGAGTTGCTGAAGTCTACTGGGGAGAACATAAAGCCCTTGAAAATGGGGTTTACGTTCTCCTATCCCGTCGACCAGACCTCTTTGAGCTCGGGCACTTTGATCAGATGGACCAAGAGCTTCAAGATTGAAGACACGGTAGGCAAAGACGTGGTGAGATTGTACCAGGAGCAGTTAGACATCCAGGGACTGTCCATGATCAATGTGGTGGCTTTGACCAACGACACGGTTGGTACTTTCTTGTCGCATTGCTACACTTCGGGAGCCCGTCCCTCGAGCGCTGGTGAGATCAGCGAACCTGTTATTGGTTGCATCTTTGGTACCGGTACCAACGGTTGTTACATGGAGGACATcgaaaacatcaaaaagttACCAGATGAATTAAGAACAAGGCTGCTGCATGAGGGGAAGACCCAGATGTGTATTAACATTGAATGGGGGTCCTTCGATAATGAATTGAAGCATTTATCTGCAACTAAGTACGACGTCGATATCGATCAAAAATTCTCTCCAAATCCAGGCTACCATCTTTTCGAAAAAAGGATTTCTGGCATGTATTTGGGGGAACTACtaagaaatattttggtCGACCTGCATGCTAGGGGCTTGATTTTGGGCCAATACCGTAACTACGACCAATTGCCTCATCGTTTGAAAACCCCCTTCCAATTGTGCAGCGAGGTCCTTTCCAGGATCGAAATCGATGATTCTACAAACTTGCGTGAAACTGAATTATCGTTTTTGCAAAGTTTGAGGCTACCGACCACTTTCGAAGAACGTAAGGCCGTTCAAAATTTGGTTCGTTCCATTACAAGAAGATCCGCATATTTGGCGGCTGTCCCAATTGCCGCCATTCTGATCAAAACAAATGCCTTGAACAAAAGATATCATGGCGAAGTAGAAATCGGTTTCGATGGCTATGTCATTGAATACTACCCTGGGTTCAGATCCATGTTAAGACATGCCTTGGCACTAAGTCCAATCGGCACTGAAGGTGAACGTAAGATCCATTTGCGTCTGGCTAAAGATGGGTCCGGTGTTGGTGCAGCCTTGTGTGCTCTCGTAGCATGA